A single genomic interval of Spinacia oleracea cultivar Varoflay chromosome 6, BTI_SOV_V1, whole genome shotgun sequence harbors:
- the LOC130462975 gene encoding uncharacterized protein, with amino-acid sequence MRLNPKKCVFGVTAEKFLGFLIDERGIEANPDKVQAVIDMTSPKSVKEVQRLTGCLAALGRFLSRAGDKCHYFFGTIKKKRKLQWTEAAETAFVRLKEHLHTLPRLVSPLQGGTLYVYLAISEWSLSAVLLTEREGVQLPVYFVSHVLQNAELRYSPIEKFALALFMASKKLRPYFLAHKLVVYTDQPLKQPLTNLDAAGRILKWAIELNAFDISYEPRKAIKGQAFADFIAEMMRPNFEKNVATRWTVYVDGSSTQNGCGAGIICQSPEGDKYEYAMRFNFQTSNNEAEYEALLAGIKMCKVAGAQEILAFSDSQLIVSQVNGDYEARDPNMIKYMQAVHQEIEHLKSFEAKQIPRTENNQADALSKLASSASCDTPRHVFWEVKDKRSIEQELCAPMVAILDRSSTWMDPIIAYKMDGTLPDDSSLAPKIQRKSSWFEWWNGVLYKKSFSRPLMRCVTPEKGEEILDNLHQGLCSSHIGGRALAEKALRTGYYWPTLREDALALVQKCDKCQRLAHLIHRPAHPLTPITSPIPFAKWGMDLLGPYTAAPGGRRYVIVAVDYFTKWVEAEAL; translated from the coding sequence ATGAGGTTGAATCCAAAGAAGTGTGTTTTTGGGGTAACGGCTGAAAAGTTCTTGGGATTCcttattgatgaaagaggaatcgaGGCCAATCCTGATAAAGTACAGGCGGTAATAGATATGACGTCGCCAAAATCAGTCAAGGAAGTCCAACGCCTGACGGGATGTCTAGCGGCCCTGGGGCGGTTCTTATCAAGGGCAGGTGATAAGTGTCATTACTTCTTCGGCACAATCAAGAAAAAGAGGAAATTACAATGGACTGAGGCGGCAGAAACTGCCTTCGTCCGATTAAAGGAACACCTCCACACCTTACCTCGGCTTGTCAGTCCTCTTCAGGGGGGAACTTTGTATGTATATTTGGCCATTTCCGAGTGGTCCTTGAGTGCTGTCTTGTTAACCGAAAGGGAAGGAGTGCAACTCCCCGTCTATTTTGTGAGCCATGTCCTGCAAAACGCTGAATTAAGATATTCTCCAATTGAGAAGTTCGCACTTGCGCTGTTTATGGCCAGCAAGAAGCTGCGCCCTTATTTTCTGGCACACAAACTAGTGGTATACACAGACCAGCCTTTGAAACAACCTCTTACTAATCTAGACGCTGCTGGACGAATTCTGAAATGGGCAATTGAGCTGAATGCATTTGATATCTCATATGAGCCTCGGAAAGCTATCAAGGGACAAGCATTTGCTGATTTCATTGCGGAAATGATGAGGCcgaattttgaaaagaatgTGGCGACTCGCTGGACAGTCTATGTAGATGGTTCGTCAACCCAGAACGGGTGTGGAGCCGGCATAATATGTCAGTCTCCTGAAGGAGACAAATATGAGTATGCCATGAGATTCAATTTCCAAACATCCAACAAtgaggcagaatatgaagctttATTAGCCGGCATAAAAATGTGCAAAGTCGCTGGAGCCCAAGAGATACTTGCCTTCTCCGACTCTCAGCTCATTGTGAGCCAAGTAAATGGAGACTATGAGGCAAGGGACCCTAACATGATCAAATATATGCAAGCTGTGCATCAAGAAATAGAACATCTAAAGAGCTTCGAAGCTAAGCAGATTCCCAGAACGGAGAACAATCAGGCCGATGCCCTGTCAAAACTAGCTAGCTCGGCTTCCTGTGATACACCGCGTCATGTGTTTTGGGAAGTAAAGGATAAGCGAAGTATTGAGCAGGAATTGTGCGCGCCTATGGTAGCTATTCTGGATCGGTCGTCAACCTGGATGGACCCTATCATTGCTTACAAAATGGACGGTACGCTTCCGGACGATTCAAGTCTGGCCCCCAAAATACAAAGGaagagttcttggtttgaatggtGGAATGGAGTTTTGTACAAAAAGTCATTTTCTAGACCTCTCATGCGGTGCGTCACTCCTGAGAAAGGGGAGGAAATTCTAGATAATTTGCACCAAGGATTATGTAGCTCCCACATTGGAGGACGAGCCCTGGCAGAGAAAGCTTTGCGAACTGGTTATTACTGGCCCACTTTGAGAGAAGACGCCCTAGCATTGGTGCAAAAATGTGACAAGTGCCAACGGTTAGCTCATCTCATCCACAGGCCGGCCCACCCACTCACTCCTATTACGAGTCCCATTCCGTTTGCCAAGTGGGGAATGGACCTGTTAGGGCCATATACGGCGGCCCCTGGAGGCCGGCGCTATGTGATAGTGGCTGTtgattacttcaccaagtgggttGAAGCAGAGGCTCTCTAG